A single region of the Nocardioides aquaticus genome encodes:
- a CDS encoding pirin family protein: MPAITVDDLTVLPRLSSPGLGDQPRPVWSVTTAPQGYEGEGFPVRRAFAGIDLRQLDPFIMMDQMGEVEYAPGEPKGTSWHPHRGFETVTYIMDGTFDHQDSHGGGGTITNGDTQWMTAGSGLLHIEAPPESLVQSGGLFHGLQLWVNLPRAAKMSAPRYQDLRSTDVALLTTPDAGALVRVIAGSVGGHDGPGATYTPMTMVHASIEPGARLELPWTVEFNALVYALSGRGTVGVDDRPIAAGQAAVMGAGDYLGLAAAGSQESRSPALEVVVIGGQPIREPLAWAGPFVMNSKDEVLAAYQDFQRGAFGHPVGA; the protein is encoded by the coding sequence ATGCCCGCGATCACCGTCGACGACCTGACCGTCCTGCCCCGCCTGTCCTCGCCGGGCCTCGGCGACCAGCCGCGCCCGGTGTGGTCGGTGACCACGGCGCCGCAGGGCTACGAGGGGGAGGGCTTCCCGGTCCGTCGGGCCTTCGCCGGCATCGACCTGCGCCAGCTCGACCCGTTCATCATGATGGACCAGATGGGCGAGGTGGAGTACGCGCCGGGCGAGCCCAAGGGCACCTCCTGGCACCCGCACCGTGGGTTCGAGACCGTCACCTACATCATGGACGGCACCTTCGACCACCAGGACTCCCACGGCGGCGGTGGCACGATCACCAACGGCGACACGCAGTGGATGACCGCCGGCTCCGGGCTGCTGCACATCGAGGCCCCGCCGGAGTCGTTGGTGCAGTCCGGCGGCCTCTTCCACGGCCTGCAGCTGTGGGTCAACCTGCCCCGGGCGGCCAAGATGAGCGCCCCGCGCTACCAGGACCTGCGCAGCACCGACGTCGCCCTGCTCACGACGCCCGACGCGGGTGCGCTCGTCCGGGTCATCGCGGGCTCGGTCGGCGGCCACGACGGCCCCGGCGCGACGTACACCCCGATGACGATGGTGCACGCCAGCATCGAGCCGGGCGCGCGGCTCGAGCTGCCCTGGACCGTCGAGTTCAACGCCCTGGTCTACGCGCTCAGCGGGCGCGGGACCGTCGGCGTCGACGACCGCCCGATCGCCGCGGGCCAGGCCGCCGTGATGGGGGCCGGTGACTACCTCGGCCTCGCCGCGGCCGGCAGCCAGGAGAGCCGCTCGCCCGCGCTCGAGGTGGTCGTGATCGGCGGGCAGCCGATCCGCGAGCCGCTGGCCTGGGCCGGGCCGTTCGTGATGAACAGCAAGGACGAGGTGCTCGCGGCGTACCAGGACTTCCAGCGCGGCGCGTTCGGGCACCCCGTCGGGGCCTGA
- a CDS encoding alkaline phosphatase family protein, with protein sequence MVSIDGLNPQALTTLGAAGAPTIVRLEGEGVSTRNARSTFDETETLPNHTSMVTGRRVALPGGHGVTFNEDDQSTVHDTAGQYVTSAFDVVHDRGGSTALYAGKPKFGFLNRSWNGTNGAPDAVGADNGRDKIDTYLQVTSGATSTDALVADIGAGTLADLTVLHLAEPDQAGHASGYLSPAYLTALTQTDARLGQVVDALAGSPGYADDTVLVVTSDHGGTGTVHSDATQAVNYTIPFLVWGPGVAAGQDLYALNPARLDPGTGRPADTATNPPVRNGDVANLATDLLGLPSVPGSTYGPGQDLRLAP encoded by the coding sequence GTGGTCTCCATCGACGGCCTGAACCCGCAGGCGCTGACGACCCTCGGCGCGGCCGGGGCACCGACGATCGTCCGGCTCGAGGGCGAGGGTGTCTCGACGCGCAACGCCCGCTCGACCTTCGACGAGACCGAGACGCTGCCCAACCACACCTCGATGGTGACCGGACGCCGCGTGGCACTGCCCGGCGGGCACGGCGTCACCTTCAACGAGGACGACCAGTCGACCGTCCACGACACCGCGGGTCAGTACGTCACCTCCGCCTTCGACGTCGTGCACGACCGGGGCGGCTCGACCGCGCTCTACGCCGGCAAGCCGAAGTTCGGCTTCCTCAACCGCAGCTGGAACGGGACCAACGGCGCGCCTGACGCGGTCGGCGCCGACAACGGGCGCGACAAGATCGACACCTACCTCCAGGTCACGTCCGGGGCGACCAGCACCGACGCGCTGGTCGCCGACATCGGCGCCGGCACCCTCGCCGACCTCACCGTTCTCCACCTCGCCGAGCCGGACCAGGCAGGCCACGCGTCCGGCTACCTGTCCCCGGCGTACCTCACGGCACTCACGCAGACCGATGCCCGCCTCGGCCAGGTGGTCGACGCGCTCGCGGGGTCCCCTGGCTACGCCGATGACACGGTGCTGGTCGTCACCAGCGACCACGGCGGCACCGGCACCGTCCACTCCGACGCCACGCAGGCGGTCAACTACACGATCCCGTTCCTCGTGTGGGGGCCCGGCGTGGCCGCGGGACAGGACCTCTACGCGCTGAACCCGGCCCGGCTCGACCCCGGTACCGGCCGGCCGGCCGACACCGCCACGAACCCGCCGGTGCGCAACGGCGACGTCGCCAACCTCGCGACCGACCTGCTCGGGCTGCCGAGCGTGCCGGGCTCGACGTACGGCCCCGGCCAGGACCTGCGCCTCGCGCCCTGA
- a CDS encoding MFS transporter: MSPATRRRQRVTFAVLTVAVGAFALLQSMVVPVLSLIQVEYDTDQSTVTWVLTAYLLSASVATPLLGRIGDVVGKKRMLVVTLLALAVGSLLAALAPSIGWLIAARVVQGAGGGVLPLSFGIIRDEFGDKMTGALSVLASLTAVGFGLGIVVAGPVVETLGYHWLFWLPMGATLLAAAGAARFVPESPRGAATRLPLAPAVLLAGWLVALLLPVSQGNTWGWGSPRVIGLLALSAVLAAAWIRLETRVRVPLIDMHMMRRRGVWTTNLVTLFVGFGLFASFGFLPQLLQTPESSGYGFGASVTVSGQLLLPSAVASFLVGFTTSRLMGRFGARAVILTGALISGLSYLSLALFHDTVLQILVGITAQGLGTGLVISSSASVVIASVPASQTGVASGMNANIRTIGGSIGSAVMAGVVTARTGPGGFPAESGYTVGFGLLAFFLLVATLAATRVPDLHRTGAVAPQDDEVSEPAPAGA, translated from the coding sequence GTGTCCCCCGCCACGCGCCGCCGCCAGCGGGTGACCTTCGCCGTCCTCACCGTCGCGGTGGGCGCCTTCGCCCTCCTGCAGTCGATGGTGGTGCCGGTGCTGTCGCTGATCCAGGTCGAGTACGACACCGACCAGTCGACGGTGACGTGGGTGCTCACCGCGTACCTGCTCTCCGCCTCCGTCGCGACGCCGCTGCTCGGCCGGATCGGTGACGTGGTGGGCAAGAAGCGGATGCTGGTCGTCACGCTGCTCGCGCTCGCGGTGGGCTCGCTCCTGGCCGCGCTCGCGCCGAGCATCGGCTGGCTGATCGCGGCCCGCGTCGTCCAGGGCGCGGGGGGCGGCGTGCTGCCGCTGTCGTTCGGGATCATCCGGGACGAGTTCGGCGACAAGATGACCGGCGCGCTGTCGGTGCTGGCCTCCCTGACGGCCGTGGGCTTCGGCCTAGGCATCGTCGTCGCCGGCCCGGTCGTCGAGACCCTCGGCTACCACTGGCTGTTCTGGCTCCCGATGGGCGCCACCCTCCTGGCGGCCGCCGGCGCCGCCCGCTTCGTGCCGGAGTCCCCGCGCGGGGCGGCCACCCGCCTGCCGCTGGCCCCGGCCGTGCTGCTGGCCGGCTGGCTGGTGGCGCTGCTGCTCCCGGTCAGCCAGGGCAACACCTGGGGCTGGGGCTCGCCCCGCGTGATCGGGCTGCTGGCCCTCTCGGCGGTGCTCGCGGCGGCGTGGATCCGGCTCGAGACCCGCGTCCGCGTCCCGCTCATCGACATGCACATGATGCGTCGACGCGGGGTCTGGACGACCAACCTGGTGACGCTGTTCGTGGGCTTCGGCCTCTTCGCCTCCTTCGGCTTCCTGCCCCAGCTCCTGCAGACGCCGGAGTCCTCGGGGTACGGGTTCGGCGCGTCGGTGACCGTGTCCGGCCAGCTGCTGCTCCCCTCCGCGGTGGCAAGCTTCCTCGTCGGGTTCACCACCTCGCGGCTGATGGGGCGCTTCGGGGCCCGCGCGGTCATCCTCACCGGCGCCCTCATCTCCGGGTTGTCCTACCTGAGCCTCGCGCTCTTCCACGACACGGTGCTCCAGATCCTGGTCGGCATCACCGCCCAGGGCCTCGGCACCGGCCTGGTCATCTCCAGCAGCGCATCGGTGGTCATCGCCTCCGTGCCGGCCTCCCAGACCGGGGTGGCCAGCGGGATGAACGCCAACATCCGCACCATCGGCGGCTCGATCGGCTCGGCCGTCATGGCCGGCGTCGTCACCGCCCGTACGGGCCCGGGCGGCTTCCCCGCCGAGAGCGGCTACACCGTCGGCTTCGGCCTGCTGGCGTTCTTCCTGCTGGTCGCGACCCTGGCCGCCACCCGGGTGCCGGACCTCCACCGCACCGGCGCCGTGGCCCCTCAGGACGACGAGGTCAGCGAGCCGGCGCCAGCGGGAGCGTGA
- a CDS encoding sensor histidine kinase — translation MVVEIEHGDAERVRLCVRDTGIGIPSEELELLFTRFFRSSTVRDSSIPGSGLGLAIVQGVVQRHDGTIEVESEVGKGTTFVVTLPLAPAR, via the coding sequence GTGGTCGTCGAGATCGAGCACGGCGACGCCGAGCGGGTCCGCCTGTGCGTGCGCGACACCGGCATCGGCATCCCGTCCGAGGAGCTCGAGCTGCTCTTCACCCGCTTCTTCCGCTCCTCCACGGTGCGGGACTCCTCCATCCCCGGCAGCGGTCTCGGCCTGGCGATCGTCCAGGGGGTCGTGCAGCGCCACGACGGGACGATCGAGGTGGAGTCCGAGGTCGGGAAGGGCACCACCTTCGTCGTCACGCTCCCGCTGGCGCCGGCTCGCTGA
- a CDS encoding penicillin acylase family protein: MARLFRDQHGVPHVRARDVLDLAHGQGEVTARDRAFQLEWLRRRATGTTAAVAGPAGLDWDVLARRARLVDVARRGWAALDEESRAFVAAYVDGVNVGLDDPAHAAVPELAALGTTPQPWEEWTPLAVFLAQHLMFANLGGKLWGQRAHDALGEGADLLDPEGPEGGSNAWVVGGARTASGWPLVAGDPHRIIESPGAYLQVRLACEDPDDAFDVVGFAFPGVPGAPHFAHAGEVAWAITNAMADYQDVYAVRLDADDTASVTEHHVEVVEVAGQDPVEVEVVRTPWGEVIEGGLAEGRGLALRTAVSELGDTGLGTLLGLLRARSADDVEAAFAGWVEPVNNLVVADRGGAVRYRLVGRVPLRDDANRRRLADPADPAADWRGWLDPPRPADVGPGGALVTANDRRGPESDDVGALFAGPYRRDRLWALLEGRDDLTVADLATFHDDALLDPRARLTVLTDAWDGWLEGWDGRMEAGSADAALFAAWRSALTRRVVAEPVLDALRAPAPSSVLAPSLDLTVRVGRALPALAAVDRPLGIDLRAHAVAAREEVLADRGAGRLPATWGATHVLAPVHPLGAAAPAAAAVPAVPLSGDTDCVRACASYPGLTDACGRGPVARYAWDLADVQASGWVVPTGASADPRSPHHHDQLDAWAAGRLLPVVTDWDRLVEEPLSGRRDRG; encoded by the coding sequence ATGGCCCGCCTCTTCCGCGACCAGCACGGCGTCCCGCACGTCCGCGCCCGTGACGTGCTCGACCTCGCCCACGGCCAGGGGGAGGTGACCGCGCGGGACCGCGCCTTCCAGCTGGAGTGGCTGCGCCGCCGGGCCACCGGCACGACCGCGGCCGTCGCCGGACCGGCCGGGCTGGACTGGGACGTGCTGGCCCGGCGGGCCCGGCTGGTCGACGTCGCCCGCCGCGGCTGGGCCGCCCTGGACGAGGAGTCCCGCGCCTTCGTCGCCGCCTACGTCGACGGCGTCAACGTCGGCTTGGACGACCCGGCCCACGCCGCCGTGCCGGAGCTCGCGGCGCTCGGGACGACGCCGCAGCCGTGGGAGGAGTGGACGCCGCTGGCGGTGTTCCTGGCCCAGCACCTGATGTTCGCCAACCTCGGCGGCAAGCTCTGGGGCCAGCGCGCCCACGACGCGCTGGGCGAGGGGGCCGACCTGCTCGACCCCGAGGGCCCGGAGGGCGGCAGCAACGCCTGGGTGGTCGGCGGCGCACGGACCGCGAGCGGGTGGCCCCTGGTCGCCGGCGACCCCCATCGCATCATCGAGTCGCCCGGCGCGTACCTCCAGGTCCGACTGGCCTGCGAGGACCCCGACGACGCCTTCGACGTGGTCGGCTTCGCCTTCCCCGGGGTGCCCGGCGCACCCCACTTCGCGCACGCCGGCGAGGTGGCCTGGGCGATCACCAACGCGATGGCCGACTACCAGGACGTGTACGCCGTGCGCCTCGACGCCGACGACACGGCGTCGGTGACGGAGCACCACGTCGAGGTGGTCGAGGTGGCGGGCCAGGACCCGGTCGAGGTCGAGGTCGTCCGGACGCCGTGGGGCGAGGTGATCGAGGGCGGGCTCGCCGAGGGGCGCGGGCTGGCCCTGCGGACCGCCGTCTCCGAGCTCGGCGACACCGGCCTCGGGACGCTGCTCGGCCTGCTGCGCGCACGCAGCGCCGACGACGTCGAGGCCGCGTTCGCCGGTTGGGTGGAGCCGGTGAACAACCTGGTCGTGGCCGACCGGGGCGGCGCGGTCCGCTACCGCCTCGTCGGCCGGGTGCCGCTGCGGGACGACGCCAACCGGCGCCGGCTGGCGGACCCCGCCGACCCCGCCGCCGACTGGCGCGGCTGGCTGGACCCGCCGCGCCCCGCGGACGTCGGACCGGGCGGCGCGCTGGTCACCGCCAACGACCGCCGCGGCCCGGAGAGCGACGACGTGGGTGCGCTGTTCGCCGGGCCCTACCGGCGGGACCGGCTGTGGGCGCTGCTCGAGGGGCGCGACGACCTGACGGTCGCCGACCTCGCAACCTTCCACGACGACGCCCTGCTCGACCCCCGCGCCCGGCTGACCGTCCTCACCGACGCCTGGGACGGCTGGCTGGAGGGCTGGGACGGACGGATGGAGGCCGGTTCGGCCGACGCCGCGCTCTTCGCGGCCTGGCGCTCGGCGCTGACCCGGCGGGTGGTGGCCGAGCCGGTGCTGGACGCGCTGCGCGCGCCGGCCCCCAGCAGCGTGCTGGCGCCCTCGCTCGACCTCACGGTCCGGGTCGGCAGGGCGCTGCCCGCACTGGCCGCCGTCGACCGGCCCCTGGGCATCGACCTCCGTGCCCATGCCGTGGCCGCGCGCGAGGAGGTGCTCGCCGACCGCGGCGCCGGCCGGCTGCCCGCGACCTGGGGTGCCACCCACGTCCTCGCCCCGGTCCACCCGCTCGGCGCCGCCGCCCCGGCCGCGGCGGCGGTGCCGGCCGTACCGCTGTCGGGCGACACCGACTGCGTGCGCGCCTGCGCCTCCTACCCGGGACTCACCGACGCCTGCGGGCGAGGGCCCGTGGCGCGCTACGCCTGGGACCTCGCCGACGTGCAGGCCTCGGGCTGGGTGGTCCCGACCGGGGCGTCCGCGGACCCCCGGAGTCCCCACCACCACGACCAGCTCGACGCCTGGGCGGCCGGGCGGCTGCTGCCGGTGGTGACCGACTGGGACCGGCTCGTCGAGGAGCCGCTCAGCGGTCGGCGGGACCGCGGGTGA
- a CDS encoding sensor histidine kinase, with product MRHPRTLTARLVATVVLLTVLTTLVVAAVATLATRSYLLERLDRDVTQSLERIPGPGEVLGSPPPQGDLPPGVPLGAVTAVRTDQGGVGGRILGTDGDEELPDDALAVLTEVPSDGEVRQVDLPGLGSYRAAAEATTGGVVVSALPEEQVTEVVTRLVLVQAGVGGAVALLALTAGGWLVRRQLRPLREVAATARGVAGLRLDSGEVDLGERVPAHLVDDRTEVGQVGAALDMLLDHVGAALAARQRSELQVRQFVADASHELRTPLATIAGYSELARRRPDDAAAARTALAKVEEESHRMTALVEDLLLLARLDSGRPLEQAPVDLSRLLVEAVADAQVLAPGHRWRLELPAEPVEVPGDALRLHQVVTNLLTNARKYTPGGTEVSVVGDAGGFAVHDDGPGFDPAVAAHAFERFVRGDPARHRGAGGGPGPGGVGLGLSLVEAVVTAHGGTVRLRSAPGDTTVEVRLPGAVSVPPSSDPARS from the coding sequence GTGAGGCACCCGCGCACGCTCACCGCCCGGCTGGTCGCGACCGTGGTCCTGCTGACGGTGCTGACCACCCTGGTGGTGGCGGCGGTGGCGACCCTCGCGACCCGGTCCTACCTGCTCGAGCGGCTGGACCGCGACGTCACCCAATCGCTCGAGCGGATCCCCGGCCCGGGCGAGGTCCTCGGCAGCCCCCCGCCGCAGGGAGACCTGCCCCCGGGGGTGCCGCTCGGGGCGGTGACCGCCGTGCGGACCGACCAGGGCGGGGTCGGCGGCAGGATCCTGGGCACCGACGGCGACGAGGAGCTCCCCGACGACGCGCTGGCGGTGCTGACCGAGGTGCCGTCGGACGGTGAGGTCCGCCAGGTCGACCTGCCCGGGCTCGGCTCGTACCGGGCGGCCGCGGAGGCCACGACGGGCGGTGTGGTGGTGAGCGCGCTGCCCGAGGAGCAGGTCACCGAGGTGGTGACCCGGCTGGTCCTCGTGCAGGCCGGCGTGGGGGGTGCGGTGGCCCTGCTCGCCCTCACGGCCGGCGGCTGGCTGGTCCGACGTCAGCTCCGGCCGCTGCGCGAGGTCGCCGCGACGGCGCGTGGCGTCGCCGGGCTGCGGCTCGACTCCGGCGAGGTGGACCTCGGGGAGCGGGTGCCCGCCCACCTCGTCGACGACCGGACCGAGGTGGGCCAGGTGGGCGCCGCGCTCGACATGCTGCTGGACCACGTCGGGGCGGCGCTCGCGGCGCGGCAGCGCTCGGAGCTGCAGGTGCGCCAGTTCGTGGCCGACGCCTCGCACGAGCTGCGCACGCCGTTGGCCACCATCGCCGGCTACAGCGAGCTGGCCCGGCGGCGGCCCGACGACGCCGCCGCAGCACGGACCGCGCTGGCCAAGGTGGAGGAGGAGTCCCACCGGATGACCGCGCTCGTGGAGGACCTGCTCCTGCTGGCACGGCTCGACTCCGGCCGGCCGCTGGAGCAGGCCCCGGTCGACCTCAGCCGGCTCCTGGTCGAGGCCGTGGCCGACGCCCAGGTCCTGGCCCCGGGCCACCGCTGGCGCCTGGAGCTCCCGGCGGAGCCGGTGGAGGTTCCCGGGGACGCGCTGCGGCTGCACCAGGTGGTGACGAACCTGCTCACCAACGCCCGCAAGTACACCCCGGGGGGCACCGAGGTCTCCGTCGTCGGCGACGCCGGCGGGTTCGCGGTCCACGACGACGGCCCCGGGTTCGACCCGGCCGTGGCCGCGCACGCCTTCGAGCGCTTCGTCCGGGGCGACCCGGCACGCCACCGCGGCGCGGGCGGCGGTCCCGGGCCGGGCGGGGTCGGCTTGGGCCTGTCGCTGGTCGAGGCGGTCGTCACCGCGCACGGCGGCACGGTCCGGCTGCGCAGCGCGCCCGGCGACACCACCGTGGAGGTACGCCTGCCCGGGGCGGTGTCCGTACCACCGTCCTCGGATCCGGCCCGATCCTGA
- a CDS encoding response regulator transcription factor, with protein MTSMELTRVDGTPLRVLVVDDEENLAELVAMALRYEGWRVATAHTGTAAVATGRDLRPDVVVLDMMLPDIDGLEVLRRLRAQDDAVPVLFLTARDAVEDRVAGLTAGGDDYVTKPFSLEEVVARLRALVRRAGAAQASTSSVLTVGDLQLDEDSREVTRAGEEITLTATEFELLRFLMLNPRRVLSKAHILDRVWHYDFGGQANVVELYISYLRKKLDAGREPMIHTMRGAGYVLKPAA; from the coding sequence ATGACCTCCATGGAGCTGACCCGGGTCGACGGGACGCCGCTGCGGGTCCTCGTCGTCGACGACGAGGAGAACCTGGCCGAGCTGGTCGCGATGGCGCTGCGCTACGAGGGCTGGCGGGTCGCGACCGCGCACACCGGGACCGCGGCCGTGGCCACGGGGCGCGACCTGCGTCCGGACGTGGTGGTGCTGGACATGATGCTGCCCGACATCGACGGACTGGAGGTGCTGCGGCGCCTGCGTGCGCAGGACGACGCGGTCCCGGTGCTGTTCCTGACCGCCCGGGACGCCGTCGAGGACCGGGTGGCCGGGCTGACCGCCGGCGGGGACGACTACGTCACCAAGCCCTTCTCGCTCGAGGAGGTCGTCGCTCGGCTGCGGGCGCTGGTGCGTCGGGCGGGCGCGGCGCAGGCCAGCACCTCGTCGGTGCTGACGGTCGGCGACCTGCAGCTCGACGAGGACAGCCGGGAGGTGACCCGGGCGGGGGAGGAGATCACCCTGACGGCCACCGAGTTCGAGCTGCTGCGGTTCCTGATGCTGAACCCCCGCCGGGTGCTCAGCAAGGCGCACATCCTGGACCGGGTCTGGCACTACGACTTCGGCGGGCAGGCCAACGTCGTCGAGCTCTACATCTCCTACCTGCGCAAGAAGCTCGACGCCGGGCGCGAGCCGATGATCCACACGATGCGCGGCGCGGGCTACGTCCTGAAGCCGGCCGCGTGA
- a CDS encoding GroES family chaperonin, whose translation MLHDRVLVEVDPEEGERRSSGGIVIPATAAMGAQRLAWSRVVAVGPHARAVEAGDRVLFDPAEKAEVEVQGETYVVLRERDVHAVAAERLEPESTGLYL comes from the coding sequence ATGCTCCACGACCGCGTGCTGGTCGAGGTGGACCCGGAGGAGGGCGAGCGGCGCTCGTCCGGTGGGATCGTCATCCCGGCGACCGCGGCGATGGGCGCCCAGCGCCTGGCCTGGTCCCGGGTCGTCGCGGTGGGACCGCACGCGCGTGCGGTGGAGGCGGGCGACCGGGTCCTGTTCGACCCGGCCGAGAAGGCCGAGGTCGAGGTGCAGGGCGAGACCTACGTCGTGCTGCGCGAGCGCGACGTGCACGCCGTCGCCGCCGAGCGGCTCGAGCCCGAGAGCACCGGCCTCTACCTCTAG
- a CDS encoding phytoene desaturase family protein, with protein sequence MTDPSPTRSHYDVVVVGGGHNGLVAAAYLARAGRSVLVVERLDHTGGAAVSAPAFPGVPTRLSRYSYLVSLMPTRLITELGLDLSLVSRDTASYSPESRDGRDTGLLVESVEGEATRRSFTDLLGAERGRAEHEAWQRFYADVAGLAAVVAPTLMEPLPAEQAVRDQVDAAVWRDLVQRPLGETIEARFSDDLVRGVVGTDALIGTFASMHDPSLAQNRCFLYHLIGNGTGEWRVPVGGMGAVTDALARAAAQAGAEVLTGAGVSAIRTGPAGEAGGGAEVTWHDGTRERTVGATRVLANVSPWVLSILRGAPEEPGLKPEGSQLKINLLLDRLPRLRSGVDPAVAFAGTLHLGESWSALQAAYDDAAAGRLPARLPGEVYCHSLSDGSILGDVPAGTHTLTYFGLHTPARLFEGDDGSRKQLAVERAIASLDEHLAEPLMGCVARDAHGDPCLEAKVPQDVERDLAMPGGHIFHGDLDWPWAPGRALLDTPARRWGVQTDHEAVMVCGSGSRRGGAVSGLGGHSAAMAALEELDGAPAR encoded by the coding sequence GTGACCGACCCGAGCCCGACCCGCTCCCACTACGACGTCGTGGTCGTCGGCGGCGGCCACAACGGCCTCGTCGCGGCCGCCTACCTGGCCCGCGCCGGACGCTCCGTGCTCGTGGTCGAGCGTCTGGACCACACCGGCGGCGCCGCCGTCTCGGCGCCGGCCTTCCCCGGCGTGCCGACCCGGCTCTCGCGCTACTCCTACCTGGTCTCGCTGATGCCGACCCGGCTGATCACCGAGCTCGGCCTCGACCTGAGCCTGGTCTCGCGCGACACCGCCTCCTACTCCCCGGAGTCGCGCGACGGCCGCGACACCGGCCTGCTGGTCGAGTCGGTGGAGGGCGAAGCCACCCGACGCTCCTTCACCGACCTCCTCGGGGCCGAGCGGGGCCGGGCCGAGCACGAGGCCTGGCAGCGCTTCTACGCCGACGTCGCCGGGCTCGCCGCGGTCGTCGCCCCGACCCTGATGGAGCCGCTCCCCGCCGAGCAGGCCGTGCGCGACCAGGTCGACGCCGCCGTCTGGCGCGACCTGGTCCAGCGCCCGCTCGGGGAGACGATCGAGGCCCGCTTCTCCGACGACCTGGTCCGCGGCGTGGTCGGCACCGACGCCCTGATCGGCACCTTCGCCTCGATGCACGACCCGTCGCTGGCCCAGAACCGGTGCTTCCTCTACCACCTGATCGGCAACGGGACCGGCGAGTGGCGGGTGCCGGTGGGCGGGATGGGCGCGGTCACCGACGCGCTCGCGCGGGCCGCCGCGCAGGCCGGGGCCGAGGTGCTCACGGGCGCCGGCGTCAGCGCGATCCGTACTGGCCCCGCCGGCGAGGCCGGTGGCGGCGCGGAGGTGACCTGGCACGACGGCACCCGCGAACGCACCGTCGGCGCCACGCGGGTGCTGGCGAACGTCTCCCCGTGGGTGCTGTCGATCCTGCGGGGCGCGCCGGAGGAGCCGGGCCTCAAGCCCGAGGGCTCGCAGCTCAAGATCAACCTCCTGCTCGACCGCCTGCCGCGGCTGCGCTCCGGGGTGGACCCGGCGGTCGCGTTCGCCGGGACCCTGCACCTCGGGGAGTCGTGGAGCGCGCTCCAGGCGGCGTACGACGACGCCGCGGCGGGCCGGCTGCCCGCCCGACTGCCCGGCGAGGTCTACTGCCACTCCCTGTCGGACGGCTCGATCCTGGGGGACGTCCCGGCGGGCACGCACACGCTGACCTACTTCGGGCTGCACACGCCGGCCCGCCTCTTCGAGGGCGACGACGGCAGCCGCAAGCAGCTCGCCGTCGAGCGCGCGATCGCCTCGCTGGACGAGCACCTCGCCGAGCCCCTGATGGGCTGCGTGGCCCGCGACGCGCACGGCGACCCGTGCCTGGAGGCGAAGGTGCCGCAGGACGTCGAGCGCGACCTGGCCATGCCCGGCGGCCACATCTTCCACGGCGACCTGGACTGGCCCTGGGCGCCGGGACGCGCGCTGCTGGACACCCCGGCCCGCCGCTGGGGCGTGCAGACCGACCACGAGGCGGTGATGGTCTGCGGGTCCGGCTCGCGCCGTGGTGGCGCGGTCTCCGGCCTCGGCGGGCACAGCGCCGCGATGGCCGCCCTCGAGGAGCTCGACGGGGCCCCCGCGCGCTGA
- a CDS encoding DUF3618 domain-containing protein produces the protein MSNQMSDLEREIEETRERLATTIDQLLYRSHPKTIVQREVAAVKGHYVDAATGEPRTDNILKTVGAVAGVVLLFVVVRKVAS, from the coding sequence GTGAGCAACCAGATGTCGGACCTCGAGCGCGAGATCGAGGAGACCCGGGAGCGCCTGGCGACGACGATCGACCAGCTGCTCTACCGGTCCCACCCCAAGACCATCGTCCAGCGCGAGGTGGCGGCCGTGAAGGGCCACTACGTCGACGCCGCCACCGGCGAGCCGCGCACCGACAACATCCTGAAGACCGTCGGGGCCGTCGCCGGCGTCGTCCTGCTCTTCGTCGTGGTGCGCAAGGTCGCGTCCTGA